In Hydrogenophaga sp. PBL-H3, the genomic window GTAGCCCCTGGGGGGATGGGAGGCCGCTTGCGGCCGGGTGGGATCGAGAAGGGGGGTTTCCCCCCTTCGGCGGCCGGTCATGCTGCGCGGTAGCTTGGGCCGTGTTGCCGTTTTTTTCGCCAGCCTCTGGTTAAAACTACCTGGTTATATAAAAAGGTTATAAAGACGGTTAAAAACCTGGTTAGCATGACCGAAAAACGCGCGTAAACCGTTGTCACGCCAAGGAAAAGCGCGAAGAGGCCGCCCCTCAAGTGTCAATGGATAAGGGGGTCTCCTCGTTTTCAGTGCAATAAGTGACGGTACGCAAAGCTAGCACTGGCGCGGGGGTGGTCTGGGTAGACCGTTGATTTCATTGACTTTCCTGTTCGCTTTGTAACGGGTATGGTGGCCTCCCACTTTTGAGGTTCACGATGCAGGGTTGGCACACAACGTTTTTGGGGATGCGTGGGCTCCCCCGCGATATCAGCGACTTCGAGATGAAGGCATTTTTCACCTTCGATGGTGCCGAGCGCGACGCAATCAATGCACGCCGAGGTGATTCCCACAAGCTTGGTCTGGCGCTCCATATTGGTTTCCTGCGCATGAGTGGGCGTTTGCTCGGTGCCTTTCGGGTAATTCCAGTAGCCTTGTGGCGCCACCTTGGCAACGAGCTTGGCATTGCAGCACCAGAAGTCGCCTCGCTGAGAGCCATGTATGAACGCGGGCGCACGCTATTCGATCACCAACAAGTAGCCTGCACGGTCCTTGGATTCCAGTGGATGAGCGAGCACCAGCGCCGCTCACTGGTACGTGAACTGCGCGACGAAGTGGCGCGCTGCGCCGACCGCGATCAGCTACTCGTGCGGGCGCGTCAATGGCTGTACAAGAACAAGCTGGTGATCGTGCACGAGCGGGCAATTCGGACACTGATTGCGGCGGCACTTGCCCAGCTTGAAGTTGAAACAGGCACCGCCATCGCCGCCAGCGTTGATCCAGCAACACTTGATCGCTGGCGAGCCTCAGTTTCAGAGCTGCGCCCAGATGGACAAACCCAGCAGAGTTGGCTATGGGCTGCACCGGCGAAACACTCAACCCGCCAAATCAGCGAGGTACTGGAGCGCATCGACCTGCTTTACACGCTGGACGTTCATAAGCACCTGGCAGACATCCCCGATCTCATCTTGCGCCGCTACGCGCGCCGACTTGTCTCCAGGCCGCCCTCAGCCGGAGCCAAGATCAAAGAGCCAGCGCGCACCGTGGAGGTCGCATGCTTTCTTCGGTATTGCCTGTTCACCACCACAGACCAGTTGATCCTTATGGTGCAGCGCCGGATCGCCGATCTGTGGCGTCAGGCTGCCGCCGATGTCCCCGCTACCGTCAATTGGGCCGCAATGTACAAAACGCTGCTCGGCGAACTTGTTGCCTTGAGCGCGCAAGGTGCGGTGCCAGATGCTGAGTTGCGTGCCCGTCTTGAAGCCTTGATCACCGAAACCCAGAAACGCAAACCACCGAGCAGGGCCTCCCTGGTCCGCGAGGGATTGATTGATGGAATTCGCCCCGTGCGGTCGTTGCTCGTCGCCATTGCAAAGCTGCCCTGGCAGGCCACCGGCGAGCATCCTGCCATCGAGTACCTTGCCAAGCTGCAAGCTTTATATCTCAAAGGATCCAGAAAGCTGCCAGTTGAAGTGGTGGCACCAAGTCTGGGAATGATCTGGCAGGTTTCGATCTCCAGCCCAGACCGGGAACGGGCGTTTCAGGCGTTGGAGGTGGCCACCCTGTTTGCCCTGCGCCGCGCGGTGCGCAATGGCTCGGTCTGGATTGAGCACAGCCTGAGCTTTCGGGGTCGTGCGCGCTTGTTCTTCACGGACGAGCGTTGGCAGGCAGAGTCCAAGAAACACTATGCCCGTCTATCGTTACCCAGCAAGGCTGCCACTTTCTTGAAGCCTTTGCTGGCCAGAGTAACTGCCGGTGTCGATGCGGTGGCCGCTGCAGCCCGCAGTGGCGTACTGCGCGTGGATGATGAACTCCATTTGTCGCCATTGCCCGCAGAGGACGAAGACCCAGAAGTGACCAAGCTGCGCGCGGCTTTGGATCACCGCATCGGTGAGGTTCAATTGCCGGAAGTGATTCTGGCCGTTGACGCCCAGGTGCGCTTTAGCTGGATCATGCTCGGACGTGAGCCGCGCTCTACCGACGAGCTGCTGATGGTCTATGCCGGCATCATGGCCCACGGCACCAGTCTGACTGCGGTCGAATGCGCGCGCATGATTCCGCAATTGTCTGCCACCAGCATTCGCCAGGCCATGCGCTGGGCGCGGGACGAACGGCGTCTGAGCCAGGCCTGCCAGGCTGTGCTGGAATTCATGCAGCGACACCCGATTGCCGCCACCTGGGGGCGGTCCGATTTGGCATCTTCTGACATGATGACCATGGAGACCACCAAACGGGTGTGGCAAGCCCGGCTTGATCCTCGGCGCAACACACCTTCCATTGGAATCTACTCCCATGTAAAAGACCGGTGGGGCATCTTCCATGCGCAGCCCTTTGTGCTCAATGAGCGCCAGGCGGGCGTGGCCATTGAAGGTGTCATCCGCCAAGAAAAGCTGGAGACCAGCCAGCTTGCTGTGGATACCCATGGCTACACCGACTTTGCCATGTCACATGCCCGTTTGCTTGGTTTTGATCTTTGCCCGCGGTTGAAGGAACTCAAACAGCGCCACCTCTTTGTGCCACGCGGCACCAAAGTGCCCGCAGAAATCGCTGCGGTGTGCGAAGCCAATGTCGACGTCGCTTTGATCGAAAAGCATTGGGATAGTCTGGTGCACCTGGCAGCCTCGGTCATGAGCGGACATGCCAGTGCGGTGGCAGCTCTTGCGCGGTTCGGTTCTGCCGCCCAGGGCGATCCAATCTATGAGGCTGGCGTGCAATTGGGGCGGTTGCTGCGTACGGCGTTTTTGGCTGACTACTTTGTCAAGGACGCTTTCAGGAACGAGTTGCGCCGGGTGCTCAATCGGGGCGAGGCTGTTAACGCCCTCAAGCGCGCCATTTATACCGGCCGGATCAGCCCGGCGCAGGCCAAACGTGTCGATGAAATGCAGGCTGTGGCCGATGCGTTGAGCCTGATGGCCAACATCGTGATGGCGTGGAATACCTCACAGATGCAGGCGGTCCTGGATCGCTGGTCGAACCGCCGCCAGGTCATTCCACCGGAACTGATCGGGAAGATTGCGCCCACCAGGCTGGAGAGCATCAACTTGCGGGGTGTGTTTCGCTTCCCGGTTGACCGCTATGCTGACCAAATCCTGCCTTCGCGGCCAAATGCATCGATAACTGGCACCAATGGATGAAACCGACCACGGTTTGACGCCACGAATCGCAGATTTGAAAGTGAACAGGAAAGTCAATGAAATCAACGATCTACCAACACCACCTCCGCGCCAGTGCTAGCTTTTCGTACCGTCACTTATTGCACTGAAAACGAGGAGACCCCTTTCAGCGTGTCCGACAGCTTCTTGTGACTGATCGAGAAGTACCGCTTCAACGACGGAGCGCACTCGCTCGGCCGCGTGCCCGAAGACAAGCACAAGACGGCTTCGCACGCGAGGCGCACGTCGCCAGTGAAAAGGCCATCGTCGGCCTGGGCCGCCGTGGCGCTGAACATGCCCGCGAGCGCGAGCGGCAAAAGGGCGAGCTTCTTCATAGTCGATTCCTCCTTACTGGTTGAAAACCTCGATTTCCACGCGGCGGTTCTGCGCGCGGCCAACGGCCGTGCCGCCTTCCGCTACATGGTCGCCACCCGACAGGTAGTTGACCGATACCTTCGTCGCGGGAACTCCACGGGCCACCAAGTAGTTCATGGCGGCTTGTGCGCGCTTGAGCGCGATACGCTCATCGCCAGCACTCGGGCGCTCGGCATCCGTGCGGCCCCTGACCTCGATCCGGCGAGCATTCGCCAGGAGCGGCAGAAGCTCGGCTTCCTGGGCCGCCGTGGGCTGGAAGTGTGCCGAGTTGAAAGGGAAGTGAACCGTGACCGTGTGCGAAACCGGCGCGGGCGGCGGTGCTGGATGCACGACGGCCGGCACTGCGGCCGGCCGGCGTTCCAGTTCTCGCACTCGTTGCTTCGTTTCGGCCAGATCGGCCCGGAGGGACAGCACGGAGGCGGTTTCCGCGTCATTCACCGCCGTGCGGTTCGTGCCGTCCACGGTCGGCGGTTTAGGTGGCGTCGAGCACGCGGCAAGCATGGCGGCACAACTGATGATGACCAATCTACGCATTTTGAACCCCTTAGTTGGTGACTTTTGCGAACCAAAATTATACATCTTGGTAGCGTTTGAGGATAGGCGCGGCGCTGAAATTGTCTTGCCCGACATGCGTCGAGCTGTCCAGGTCGGCCGACGTGCCGGCATTGGTGACAAACAGATCCACCAGGTTGGATGCGTTTGTCACCACACACGGGAGCTGCGCAGCGTGCCGATGGTGACGGCCGCCGCGCCTGGCTGGGCTGGCCGTGTCACCACGTCCGGGCGATTGGTGACGGATCTCGCCGGCGCCGGCGGCGGAACTGTCACCAACGAAAGAGGCGGGCAAAAAAATGGTGACATCGAGCGCGCATCGAGGCGGCCGCGGCGTCACCATCAATAGACTGGCGCTATCATAATCCGCCGGTCATTTTACATAATCTATATTATATGTAGTAGGCTAAAGCCTTGTCGCGCAAGGCTTTTTGCCGTTTCCAAGACAGTTTCAGCGTGTCGTGAGGCTGCATTCAGGCACTGCGCGAGTACGCGCCGGCCGGCATCGACTGATCCAGTCGTGCGGCCAGTGTGGCGACCACCGACGCCCGCGTGTTGTCGCTGGCCGGCAGTGCATCGCCAGCCAGCGCCGCGACCGCCTCGGGCGAGGCGGTGCGGATGTAGTGCAGCACCAGGGCCGGCGCGTTGTCCAGCAGAGCCTTTTCGAGCTGGTCGGCCTGTTCGTTCCAGAAGTCCATAGTCGTGTCTCCAAGAGTGAATTAACGGGTGCGCTCGGCGTTGCGCTCGACCTGCGGCCGGCTGCGCTCGGGCTGCTGCTGCGTGGTCGGAGCGGCTTTGTCGTACACCGGCACCGAGGGCACCTTGCCGGCCTTCTCGCGCTGTTCCAGCCGCTCGTTGATGGCCTTCATGATCGCGTCCCGCTGCTTCGGGTCTTTGACCTTCTCGGCCAGCACTTCGGCGGCGACGGCGGCCACCACCTTGGCCTTGTCCGACCGCTCAGGCGCTTTTTCAGGCTGCGGCGCGGCCTGGGTCTTGCCGGTGTCCTGCTGCGTGCCCTGGCGGCCTTTCTGCGCGTCCTGGCGCGTCTGCGTGGCCTCATGCTCGACTACGTTCTTCGAGCGCAGATCGCGGCGGGCTTCCAGCTCCTTCAAGTCCTTCTCCTGCGGCTTGAACCCGCGAACCTCTATGCCGCGAAGGTTCGCTTCCATCCAGACCTCGCGCTGGAAGTCAGGATGACCGGAAACGCGAATGGTCTTCCAGCCCTTCGCCTCGGCCATCGTCGCCATCGCGTGCGCGACACGCTCATCGTTCGACGCGGACACCATGCGCGGGCCTTTGTCCTTGAAGGCCACGCGCTGCGGCTGATCCTTGAAATGGAACTTCGCGCCGGAGACGCGGAACTGCTGGTGAACCTGCTGCATGAGTTCCACTTGCCGGTTCTTCTCGCGCTCGGTCGATACCTGTTCGGGGTAGGCGGTATCCGCACCCGTGCGCTCGGCGATGCGATTCGCGTCGTCTTGTTCCTGGGCTTTCTCCGACAGGTTTTCAACCTTGATGCGCTTGCCCTCGGCCTGCTGCCCGAGCTGGTTTTGCTCGGCCGCAAGACGCTGCTGACGCTCGGCCTCTCGCATGCGCGCCACGCGGGCCAGTGCCTCGTCCACGTCGATTTCTTCGAGCTTTTCCGGCTCGTGCGACACGACGTTTTTCTCGGTCGGATCGTCCGGTTGCATGCGGTCAAACTCGGCCTGCTTGCGATCCTCCTTTTCGGCTATGCGACGGGCGTTTTCCTCGGGAGAAAGGCCGTACTCATTCGCCAACGCCGCGCCTTTCAGCGTGCCCTTCTCGGCCTCAGCTTCACGAATTGCCTTCGCATTTTTTTCGCCGACTGCGTTCTCCAGGTCGATGTCATCAAGACCCTTGAGCTTCGCCACGGTCTTGTTGTCCATCGTGAACGACACGTTGTAGGCGGGCTGGCCGTCCTTCTCGCCGCGTTCGTACTTCACCGCCGTGGCCGGCTTGCCGTCAATCTCGATGATGCCGACAGCAGGGCTGCGCATCGAGGCGTTCAGCTCGGTTGTCACTTGCTTGAGTCCGTCGATTTGCTCCTTCAAGTTCGCATCGACTTCGGGCGCGTTGCCCTTGTTGATTTCAGCCATGTTCGCGCCCCTTAACGTTCGATGCCCTTGTCAGCCTGCTTCGCAGGCTGCGCCTTGGTCGGTGCCGGCTTCGCGGCCTGCTGCGCCGCTTGCTCGCGCGGCTCGAAAGCCTGCTTCGTCACGGCTTCCATGTGCTTCAAGAACGCGGCCCGCTGGTTCGCGTTCTTGATGTTGCCGGCCGCGTATTCCTGCGCCTGGGCAAGCAACGCTTCGGGCTTCATCGTCTCCTTCGCTTCCTTGGCCTTCGGCGCTTGGTCGCGCTGCTGGCCCTGCGCCTGATCGGCCGTCGCTTCCTTCGGCTTGAACGGGTACGCCTTCGCCTTGTCGCCCGTGTAGTGAATCTGGACGTTGAAGCCGTTGAGCTGCTTCTTCGCGTCCAGCATCGCCAGCGTGGAGCCTTGCAGCTCCACCTTGTCCTTCGGATGCACTACCGCGTAGCTGCGATCCTTGCCCACGGCCTGCACGATGAACTTGTCGTTGTTCAGGACAACGGGGCCGTAGTAGCTGCCGTTCTCCTTCGCAGCGGCAATACCGGCGCGAACTTCCTTGCCGGCGTCGTCTTTCAGCCGGTTGCCGTCAGCGTCTTTCGGGGAAAGTTTGTTGATCGCGTAGTCCCGAACTTCCTTCGGAACTTCCTCGATCTTCATCAGGTAGTCGCCCACCTGGGGGCGCTGCTTCGCGGGTTGCTTGGCCGGTGCGTTGTCGCCGGCAGGGATGGTGCGGTCATTCATGGTGAAGGCTCCTATGGAGTTCAAAAAATGCGACTTGCGGTGAAGTCGCCCTTGGGCTGCGCCCGTTTTGGTAGTTGCCGACGTTCATCGACACATACCAAATTCATGCCTTAACCAGCATTCTTCGTTGAAGGCAGGGGCTTGTCAAGCACGCCTAAATCCAGTAAAGGCGCGCGAGACTCGGTTTCCGGTGCCGGCTCATCGTCCAGCATCGGCGGTTCTTCCATCGCATCGAGGGCGGCCAGCATGTCCGCCTCGTCCGGCATCCCGTCGTCGCCGGGCATGGCCGCGTCCATCATTGCGGCCAGCTCGTCGTCGCTCGGCAGATCGTCCAGGCCGTCCGGCAAGACAGTTTCATCGTCCGCCGTGTCGTCGGCTTCGGCCACCGTCGCCGGCAGCGCCTGGGGCGCTTCCTGGGCGTCCTGGGCGGCATTCGCGTCGTCGTCGGTGTCCACGTCCACCGCGATGGCGTTCTGCGCTGTATCCGCGTCCAGGGCCGTGTCCAGCACGTTGTCCAGCTCGGCCGCGTCGTCTGCCTCGGCCTGGGCGGCTGCATCGACGCCGGCATCCGGTTCGGCATCGAGCGCGGCCAGCTCGTCGTCGCTCGGCCGCTCGCCGATGCCGTCGTCGCCGATTTCCTCGTCGTCGTACTCGTTCACGGCGTCCAGGGCGTCGAAGAATCCGTTCACGAAGTCTTCGACCTGTTCGGGCGCGATGCCTTCGCTACCGCTCGCCACCTTGAGCGCCGAAGTGTCCAGGGCCAGCTTGCGGAGGTCGATGCCCTTCTCGACATCGGCCGTCGTCAGCTCGCGGATACGCGACTGAACGACAGCTTCGTGCAAGTCCAGATCGAGCGACGGCACAGGCGAAGCCAGCTCGCCGGAACCCCACACATCTTCAAGCTGCTTCTTCGACGGCAGCTTGCGGCCGAGCTTCGCCAGCGTAGGCGACACCGACTTGAGCCGATCCATGAAAGCGTGATCGGCGTAGTAGGCGATCTTCTCGCAGCGAATCGGCTTCGTGTTTTCCAGACTGATGATTTGCTCGCGCTGGCTCATTTCCTTGAGTTCCTGCGGCAGCATCAAAGCCCGGCGCTGGCCGGCACCCTCGCCGATGGACTCGGAAAGGCTGGTGCCGCCCCGGCCGTTGCTCTTGTTCTTCGAGTGAACCGTCATGTAGCCCAGGGCTTCCGAATACTCGTTCGCGTCCCGTTGCTCCCGTGGCGTGTAGAAAATCTGGCACGCATGGTTCGTCACGAAGGTGCGCGCGTTCTCGCGGCCGTAGCCCTTCGGCGGCTCGGCTTCGAGCTGGCCCGGCGACTGGATAATCGTCAGCAGGCGCAGGCCATAGCCGGCCATGTAGCTGTTGGCCTTGTCGATGATGCCGATCCGGCCGGGCGCGGTGAACTCGTCGGCCAGGATCAAGCATTGGTATTTCAGCTCGGGCGTGGCGTGCAGAAGCTGGTTCGTGTTCAGGTTCACCAGTTGGGTGTAGAACAGGTTGATGAGCAGCTTCGCCTCGGCCAGCTTGTTGGCCGGAATGCCAAGGTAGATCGACATGCGCCGCTTGCGCACGTCGCGCAAGTCGAAGTCGTTCGCCGACGTGGCCGCGTCCACGATGGGGCTGGCCCACATCGTCAACGGCACGTTGAACGTCGCCATGATGGACGACAGCGTGTTGTCCGAGGTGGACGTGAAGCGGTTGATCGCATCGACGCATTCACTCGACAGCGGCGGCAAGCCTTCGCCGTCCCACTCGGTCACGGGAACGAGCGTCTTCGCAATCTCGCCCGTTTCCTCGTCCACTTCCTCAACCTCGCGGTAGTTCCGCTGGTTGATGATGCCTTGCAAGTGATCCTTGATCGGCTGGCCCTTGCCCGACGACTGGCGCAGCAGCTCCCCGATGGTTCGCGGCAGCGTGGGCGTCTCGCACAGGTACAGCGTCAGGCCCAGGAACAGGTTTCGCGCCGCATCATCGAAAAACGCATCGCGGCCTTCGCCCGGATAGAGCGAGTAGCCAATCGCCAGGATGTCCGTCACGCGCATGCGCGGATCGTCGCTGATGTACCCCAGGGGGTTGTATCGGTGCGTCTTGCCGTTCAGCGGGTTGCCCTCGGCGTCCTCGGCAATCGAGAACGGGTTGAACAGATAGACCTCTTGCCCCCACTTCCTGCGGAACTTGGACGTGATGAGGAAGTTTTCCAGCTTCACGTCCATTGCCACGACCGACTCGGCCCAATTGAGCAGGTTCGGGATGACGATGCCGACGCCCTTACCCGAGCGAGTCGGCGCGGCCAGCAGCACGAATTGCATGCCGGCGAACATCAGGAAGCGGTTCTTCCACTTCCCGATGATGATGCCGGTCTTGTCGAACAGCCCGGCCTTGGCAATCTCCGGCGTCTTGGCGAAGCGGGCTTCGCCGTGCAGCGTCCGCACGTCGCGCAGCGCCGCAATCGTCAGCACGATGGGCACGCCGTAGCCCACGGCCGCCGCCACGATCATGGACACCGTGAGGCGCTTCGCCACGACCGGATCGTTTTGGTAGAACTGCCAGTACGTCCACCACGTCGAAAAGTCGGTCTTGCCGAACGGGTTCGCCTTGCTGAACAGGAAGAAGACAAACCCCGACAGCCACACGATGCCCACCGTCGCGGCGATGAACACGGCCAACCCGAATAGCCACTTCACCCACTTAGGCATTTCCATATCAATCCCCTTTGGTGACAGGCCGACGACCTGGCCAGCTCGCCGGCGTCACCATCCAGAAAAACAAAATGGTGACGAACAGATCCACCAGGTTGGATGCGTTCGTCACCACCGCAGCGGCTTTGCCGCCTTTCCCCACCCCGGCCAGGGGCCGGAGGGGGCGGCGTGCATGATTGGCGACAGGCGCAGCTCCTCGATCGCGCGGGCCTGTCACCATCGCCCTACGCATCAGCCGGAGCCGGTGCGCGTTTCAGCTTCGGCTCGTACCACAGCTCGGTGATGTGGCGGCCGAAGTCGCCGTACACGTCGTTATGCACATGCACCACGACATCCACCACCATGTAGAGCAGGCGACGGATGACCGCATAGGGAAGCGTCCGGCCCTGGCGGTTCTGGAGCACCATCAAGCCCAGGCGCTCGAACGTCAGTTCGGCGGAACCGGCGTGGCAGCTCGTGATGCTGCCGCCGTGGCCCGAGGCGGCCACGTTGATGAAGTCGAACGTCTCGCCGCTGCGCAGCTCGGCCAGCAGGATGCGAGTCGGCTTCATGCGCAAGCAGCTCTTGAGCAGCGCCGCCGCCGTCACGGGCGCGTTTTCTTCTTCCTTCGCCTCGGACGGGTAGAACAGATGGACGTGGTTCGGATGGTTCGGCAAGAACAGCTCGGGCACGTCTTCAATCGTGATGATGCGTTGATCCTGGGGAATCTCCTGCATCAGCGCCTTCATGAAGGTGGTCTTACCCGAGCCGGTTTCGCCGGCCACCACGATGACCTTTTCGAGCTGGACGGCCCGACGCAGGAAGCCGACGTAATCGTGCTTTTCCTTGAGCTGCAAAAGCTCCAGCTCGTCGGGACTCAGTTCGGCGCTGATCGGCCGAATGTGAGCGAAGAAGTCTTGCTTCGCGTAGTCATCCAGCGTGCGAACCGTGAAGGACGGCTTTCGGATCGTGACCGAAATCGTTCCTTGCTCGCACGCGGGCGGCATCACGATTTGCACGCGCTCGCCTTGCGGCAGGATGGCCGAGAGGATCGGCCGCACGTCCGACACGTCGTTGGATGAGAACTTGGCGACGGCCGTCGCCAGCGAACGCAGATGCTCGTAAGTGAGAGCCGGCGCTTCGTGCCGTTCCCACTTGCAAGCCCTTTCGCACCACACTTCACCCGGCCGGTTCACGCAGACTTCCGTGATGGCCGGATCGCTCATCCAGGTGGCGAGCGGTTGAAGGTGGAAATCGACCGAAGTCGCGCGGTTCAGCGAGGCCGCGAGGTATTCACTGGTTGGTTGCTGCGACATCGTACACGCTCG contains:
- a CDS encoding Tn3-like element IS1071 family transposase, with product MQGWHTTFLGMRGLPRDISDFEMKAFFTFDGAERDAINARRGDSHKLGLALHIGFLRMSGRLLGAFRVIPVALWRHLGNELGIAAPEVASLRAMYERGRTLFDHQQVACTVLGFQWMSEHQRRSLVRELRDEVARCADRDQLLVRARQWLYKNKLVIVHERAIRTLIAAALAQLEVETGTAIAASVDPATLDRWRASVSELRPDGQTQQSWLWAAPAKHSTRQISEVLERIDLLYTLDVHKHLADIPDLILRRYARRLVSRPPSAGAKIKEPARTVEVACFLRYCLFTTTDQLILMVQRRIADLWRQAAADVPATVNWAAMYKTLLGELVALSAQGAVPDAELRARLEALITETQKRKPPSRASLVREGLIDGIRPVRSLLVAIAKLPWQATGEHPAIEYLAKLQALYLKGSRKLPVEVVAPSLGMIWQVSISSPDRERAFQALEVATLFALRRAVRNGSVWIEHSLSFRGRARLFFTDERWQAESKKHYARLSLPSKAATFLKPLLARVTAGVDAVAAAARSGVLRVDDELHLSPLPAEDEDPEVTKLRAALDHRIGEVQLPEVILAVDAQVRFSWIMLGREPRSTDELLMVYAGIMAHGTSLTAVECARMIPQLSATSIRQAMRWARDERRLSQACQAVLEFMQRHPIAATWGRSDLASSDMMTMETTKRVWQARLDPRRNTPSIGIYSHVKDRWGIFHAQPFVLNERQAGVAIEGVIRQEKLETSQLAVDTHGYTDFAMSHARLLGFDLCPRLKELKQRHLFVPRGTKVPAEIAAVCEANVDVALIEKHWDSLVHLAASVMSGHASAVAALARFGSAAQGDPIYEAGVQLGRLLRTAFLADYFVKDAFRNELRRVLNRGEAVNALKRAIYTGRISPAQAKRVDEMQAVADALSLMANIVMAWNTSQMQAVLDRWSNRRQVIPPELIGKIAPTRLESINLRGVFRFPVDRYADQILPSRPNASITGTNG
- a CDS encoding TrbM/KikA/MpfK family conjugal transfer protein, which encodes MKKLALLPLALAGMFSATAAQADDGLFTGDVRLACEAVLCLSSGTRPSECAPSLKRYFSISHKKLSDTLKGVSSFSVQ
- a CDS encoding OmpA family protein; the protein is MSGKTISAPRLSSNATKMYNFGSQKSPTKGFKMRRLVIISCAAMLAACSTPPKPPTVDGTNRTAVNDAETASVLSLRADLAETKQRVRELERRPAAVPAVVHPAPPPAPVSHTVTVHFPFNSAHFQPTAAQEAELLPLLANARRIEVRGRTDAERPSAGDERIALKRAQAAMNYLVARGVPATKVSVNYLSGGDHVAEGGTAVGRAQNRRVEIEVFNQ
- a CDS encoding LPD7 domain-containing protein; this encodes MAEINKGNAPEVDANLKEQIDGLKQVTTELNASMRSPAVGIIEIDGKPATAVKYERGEKDGQPAYNVSFTMDNKTVAKLKGLDDIDLENAVGEKNAKAIREAEAEKGTLKGAALANEYGLSPEENARRIAEKEDRKQAEFDRMQPDDPTEKNVVSHEPEKLEEIDVDEALARVARMREAERQQRLAAEQNQLGQQAEGKRIKVENLSEKAQEQDDANRIAERTGADTAYPEQVSTEREKNRQVELMQQVHQQFRVSGAKFHFKDQPQRVAFKDKGPRMVSASNDERVAHAMATMAEAKGWKTIRVSGHPDFQREVWMEANLRGIEVRGFKPQEKDLKELEARRDLRSKNVVEHEATQTRQDAQKGRQGTQQDTGKTQAAPQPEKAPERSDKAKVVAAVAAEVLAEKVKDPKQRDAIMKAINERLEQREKAGKVPSVPVYDKAAPTTQQQPERSRPQVERNAERTR
- a CDS encoding KfrB domain-containing protein: MNDRTIPAGDNAPAKQPAKQRPQVGDYLMKIEEVPKEVRDYAINKLSPKDADGNRLKDDAGKEVRAGIAAAKENGSYYGPVVLNNDKFIVQAVGKDRSYAVVHPKDKVELQGSTLAMLDAKKQLNGFNVQIHYTGDKAKAYPFKPKEATADQAQGQQRDQAPKAKEAKETMKPEALLAQAQEYAAGNIKNANQRAAFLKHMEAVTKQAFEPREQAAQQAAKPAPTKAQPAKQADKGIER
- a CDS encoding type IV secretory system conjugative DNA transfer family protein, which codes for MFIAATVGIVWLSGFVFFLFSKANPFGKTDFSTWWTYWQFYQNDPVVAKRLTVSMIVAAAVGYGVPIVLTIAALRDVRTLHGEARFAKTPEIAKAGLFDKTGIIIGKWKNRFLMFAGMQFVLLAAPTRSGKGVGIVIPNLLNWAESVVAMDVKLENFLITSKFRRKWGQEVYLFNPFSIAEDAEGNPLNGKTHRYNPLGYISDDPRMRVTDILAIGYSLYPGEGRDAFFDDAARNLFLGLTLYLCETPTLPRTIGELLRQSSGKGQPIKDHLQGIINQRNYREVEEVDEETGEIAKTLVPVTEWDGEGLPPLSSECVDAINRFTSTSDNTLSSIMATFNVPLTMWASPIVDAATSANDFDLRDVRKRRMSIYLGIPANKLAEAKLLINLFYTQLVNLNTNQLLHATPELKYQCLILADEFTAPGRIGIIDKANSYMAGYGLRLLTIIQSPGQLEAEPPKGYGRENARTFVTNHACQIFYTPREQRDANEYSEALGYMTVHSKNKSNGRGGTSLSESIGEGAGQRRALMLPQELKEMSQREQIISLENTKPIRCEKIAYYADHAFMDRLKSVSPTLAKLGRKLPSKKQLEDVWGSGELASPVPSLDLDLHEAVVQSRIRELTTADVEKGIDLRKLALDTSALKVASGSEGIAPEQVEDFVNGFFDALDAVNEYDDEEIGDDGIGERPSDDELAALDAEPDAGVDAAAQAEADDAAELDNVLDTALDADTAQNAIAVDVDTDDDANAAQDAQEAPQALPATVAEADDTADDETVLPDGLDDLPSDDELAAMMDAAMPGDDGMPDEADMLAALDAMEEPPMLDDEPAPETESRAPLLDLGVLDKPLPSTKNAG
- the virB11 gene encoding P-type DNA transfer ATPase VirB11; its protein translation is MSQQPTSEYLAASLNRATSVDFHLQPLATWMSDPAITEVCVNRPGEVWCERACKWERHEAPALTYEHLRSLATAVAKFSSNDVSDVRPILSAILPQGERVQIVMPPACEQGTISVTIRKPSFTVRTLDDYAKQDFFAHIRPISAELSPDELELLQLKEKHDYVGFLRRAVQLEKVIVVAGETGSGKTTFMKALMQEIPQDQRIITIEDVPELFLPNHPNHVHLFYPSEAKEEENAPVTAAALLKSCLRMKPTRILLAELRSGETFDFINVAASGHGGSITSCHAGSAELTFERLGLMVLQNRQGRTLPYAVIRRLLYMVVDVVVHVHNDVYGDFGRHITELWYEPKLKRAPAPADA